The following proteins come from a genomic window of Natronosalvus vescus:
- a CDS encoding DUF5808 domain-containing protein encodes MADKPTSGEILGVPYNFERPSFGRMLSSYWQPGKGMLVEKPFGVGYTLNLANWRSWIVVLVAGALLWQQEKGPSEPAESTKDEPVEVIVDDDGDD; translated from the coding sequence ATGGCAGACAAACCAACCTCCGGTGAGATCCTTGGCGTCCCGTACAATTTCGAGCGACCCAGCTTCGGCCGGATGCTCTCGTCGTACTGGCAACCGGGCAAGGGGATGCTCGTCGAGAAGCCGTTCGGCGTCGGCTACACGCTGAACCTGGCGAATTGGCGCTCGTGGATCGTCGTCCTCGTCGCCGGTGCACTCCTCTGGCAGCAGGAGAAAGGGCCCAGCGAGCCAGCGGAATCCACCAAAGACGAACCGGTCGAAGTGATCGTCGACGACGACGGCGACGACTGA
- the thrC gene encoding threonine synthase, producing MAATQRTCYACERTFDRPRARCDCGEPLWLPIQPLAEWPPDPRVSGSIWRYADALPVAQPPGDLEPGGTPLWRTPSLDAYAGARVWCKDEGRNPTGSFKDRGSAVGVAAALEAGYDRVGTVSHGNMALSTAACAAAVGIDCTVLVPADIASDRLSAIARFEPEIIRVRGDYGRLYHDALERGRERDIAFLNSDVPRRVAGQKTLALELLEAGPDLDAIVLPVSSGGNASAVWKALLEVRAAGLLQDSALPRLYLVQAAACDPIARAFRENETIVKALSEADETIAYSIANADPPSGARALAAVRDIGGVVVSVDDDAILAAQTRLSQNAGIRVEPASATTLAALRKLTARGEIEPAERVACVLTGRGYGEGGAEPETTVVDRSDLSTAL from the coding sequence ATGGCTGCGACTCAGCGCACCTGCTACGCCTGCGAGCGCACGTTCGATCGGCCTCGAGCCCGCTGTGACTGTGGCGAACCGCTCTGGCTCCCGATACAACCGCTCGCCGAGTGGCCTCCCGATCCGCGGGTATCGGGCTCGATCTGGCGCTACGCCGACGCCCTCCCCGTAGCGCAGCCGCCGGGCGACCTCGAGCCAGGCGGGACGCCGCTGTGGCGCACCCCGTCCCTCGACGCGTACGCGGGTGCGCGGGTCTGGTGTAAGGACGAGGGTCGAAATCCGACGGGGAGCTTCAAGGATCGAGGCAGCGCCGTCGGCGTCGCCGCGGCCCTCGAGGCCGGGTACGATCGCGTGGGGACGGTCTCACACGGCAACATGGCCCTGAGCACGGCCGCCTGTGCCGCTGCCGTGGGGATCGACTGTACGGTACTCGTCCCCGCCGACATCGCTTCGGATCGCCTCAGCGCCATCGCCCGATTCGAACCGGAGATCATCCGCGTACGCGGGGACTACGGCCGGCTGTACCACGACGCCCTCGAACGCGGCCGCGAGCGCGACATCGCGTTTCTCAACTCCGACGTCCCCCGCCGCGTCGCCGGGCAGAAAACGCTCGCGCTCGAGCTACTCGAGGCCGGGCCCGATCTCGACGCGATCGTCCTCCCGGTCAGCAGTGGCGGCAACGCGAGCGCGGTCTGGAAAGCGCTGCTCGAGGTTCGGGCTGCTGGACTTCTCCAGGACTCGGCGCTGCCACGGCTGTATCTCGTTCAGGCGGCAGCCTGTGATCCGATTGCGCGGGCGTTCCGCGAGAACGAAACGATTGTCAAGGCACTATCCGAGGCCGATGAGACCATCGCTTACTCTATCGCGAACGCCGATCCGCCCAGCGGTGCCCGTGCACTCGCCGCCGTTCGCGACATCGGTGGTGTCGTCGTGTCCGTCGACGACGACGCGATTCTGGCGGCTCAGACGCGACTTTCCCAGAATGCGGGCATCCGCGTGGAACCGGCTTCAGCGACGACGCTCGCGGCTCTCCGCAAACTGACGGCTCGTGGGGAGATCGAACCGGCGGAACGGGTGGCCTGCGTGCTGACCGGCCGGGGGTACGGCGAGGGTGGCGCTGAACCCGAGACGACCGTCGTCGATCGATCCGACCTGTCGACAGCTCTCTGA
- a CDS encoding lipoate--protein ligase family protein, protein MTALTDRDWRLIRDDPRNGAIQMALEEVAARTALEDDLRTVRVYDWEPSTLSLGYQQAPETVDWEFCAENGIGVTRRQTGGGGIYHDATADISYTIVAPAAEVPGDLMDCYALFCEPILDSFSRMGVDADFAGAKQDAIYRPSCYLRDIHPAHDIVAPVSDPNATSRKISGNAQYRQRDVVIQHGSLSFDLEPDAHIGVFATDDLETGTFTDRVTSIHEQAGIDRVEACECLEDALGEWCGATEGSWRESELEAATELADRKFGAGAWIRDREVLDAPGGLE, encoded by the coding sequence ATGACCGCCCTCACCGATCGCGACTGGCGACTGATCAGGGACGACCCCCGGAACGGAGCCATCCAGATGGCCCTCGAGGAGGTCGCCGCCCGAACCGCACTCGAGGACGACCTGCGAACCGTTCGCGTCTACGACTGGGAGCCGAGTACGCTCTCACTCGGCTACCAGCAGGCACCCGAGACGGTCGACTGGGAGTTCTGTGCCGAGAACGGCATTGGCGTTACCCGACGTCAGACCGGCGGGGGCGGGATCTACCACGACGCGACGGCCGATATCTCCTACACCATCGTCGCCCCCGCCGCGGAGGTGCCCGGCGACCTGATGGACTGTTACGCGCTGTTCTGTGAACCGATTCTCGACTCGTTCTCACGGATGGGCGTCGACGCCGACTTCGCGGGGGCGAAACAGGACGCGATCTACAGACCGTCGTGTTACCTCCGGGACATCCACCCGGCCCACGACATCGTCGCACCGGTTAGCGATCCCAACGCTACCTCGAGAAAGATCAGCGGCAACGCCCAGTACCGCCAGCGCGACGTCGTCATCCAGCACGGTTCGCTCAGTTTCGACCTCGAGCCCGATGCGCACATTGGCGTCTTCGCGACGGACGATCTCGAAACCGGAACGTTCACCGATCGGGTGACGAGCATCCACGAGCAGGCCGGAATCGACCGCGTGGAGGCTTGCGAGTGTCTCGAGGACGCCCTCGGGGAGTGGTGTGGGGCGACGGAGGGATCGTGGCGGGAATCCGAACTCGAGGCCGCAACGGAGCTCGCGGATCGAAAGTTCGGTGCGGGCGCCTGGATTCGAGACCGCGAGGTGCTCGACGCGCCCGGCGGGCTCGAGTGA
- the pcp gene encoding pyroglutamyl-peptidase I, whose product MPRILLTGYEPFGEFETNPARHLATRLDGTDLGGATIVGRELPVAFERSKPTLLEYVERHDPAIVLSLGLAGGRPAMALERVGINLRDTVGIPDNDDREVVDDPVEPGGPDAYFSTLPVRRMCEAMSDAGVPTTLSTSAGTHLCNDVLYATRHYVETNAREIASGFVHVPFTHEQAARRDDCQPSLSLETMARGLEVGLETALEASKL is encoded by the coding sequence ATGCCACGGATCCTTCTGACGGGCTACGAACCGTTCGGGGAGTTCGAGACGAACCCCGCCCGCCACCTCGCCACCCGCCTCGACGGCACCGACCTCGGCGGGGCGACGATCGTCGGCCGCGAACTCCCGGTCGCGTTCGAACGGTCGAAACCGACCCTCCTCGAGTACGTCGAACGTCACGACCCGGCCATCGTCCTCTCGCTGGGGCTGGCCGGCGGCCGTCCGGCGATGGCCCTCGAGCGCGTCGGCATCAACCTCCGCGACACCGTTGGGATCCCGGACAACGACGACCGTGAGGTCGTCGACGACCCGGTCGAACCCGGCGGGCCGGACGCCTACTTTTCGACCCTTCCCGTTCGGCGGATGTGCGAGGCGATGTCCGACGCAGGGGTGCCGACGACGCTCTCGACCTCCGCCGGAACCCACCTCTGTAACGACGTCCTGTATGCGACCCGCCACTACGTCGAGACGAACGCCCGCGAAATCGCCTCCGGATTCGTCCACGTTCCGTTTACCCACGAACAGGCTGCCAGGCGCGACGACTGCCAGCCGAGCCTGTCCCTGGAGACGATGGCCCGGGGCCTCGAGGTGGGGCTGGAGACGGCGCTCGAGGCTAGTAAACTATAG